A single region of the Zygotorulaspora mrakii chromosome 4, complete sequence genome encodes:
- a CDS encoding C-terminal helicase domain-containing protein — MYLHTLNWREFLKIVFLSATFPQWLMDELCKQLNLSRYMVRNARWTNAVHQVPNQKVLKEVTLVPQKEFGGAIEQRVNSYLLGTATGKAILFFSNKARMRHCYARWKKVAAVAAVDSEMPDRVKLSVFREFESASSPVRVIMGTKLISNGLDCNAVDYVCLADCDVDVIDFLQMVGRIRGSGYLEVVRIAGKKKEFRDAVAHEDLRNVNWSKCITETVASFYSVPAPDHQLCCNSWEEQSCPREIGEVRRIVHSVRLNVPSEEEGDEEEDQGHSRMFDFILDNIQNKTTGCMRASCVRYCSIAHRQTCPE, encoded by the coding sequence ATGTACCTGCACACTCTGAACTGGAGGGAGTTTCTGAAAATCGTGTTTCTGAGCGCGACGTTTCCACAGTGGCTGATGGACGAGTTGTGCAAGCAATTGAATCTATCACGGTACATGGTGAGGAATGCGCGATGGACGAACGCTGTACACCAGGTGCCCAACCAGAAAGTGCTGAAGGAGGTGACACTTGTTCCGCAAAAGGAGTTTGGAGGAGCAATCGAGCAGCGTGTGAACAGTTATCTGCTGGGTACTGCTACAGGCAAGGCTATCCTTTTCTTCAGCAACAAGGCGCGGATGCGTCACTGCTACGCGCGGTGGAAGAAGGTAGCGGCAGTGGCCGCGGTTGATTCGGAGATGCCGGACCGGGTGAAGCTCTCGGTATTTCGCGAGTTCGAGTCGGCATCGAGTCCAGTGCGCGTCATCATGGGGACCAAGCTGATATCGAACGGTCTTGATTGCAATGCGGTGGACTATGTGTGTCTGGCAGACTGTGATGTGGATGTGATAGACTTTTTACAGATGGTTGGACGGATCAGGGGCAGTGGGTACCTCGAGGTGGTTCGGATAgctggaaagaaaaaggagTTCAGGGATGCAGTTGCACACGAGGACTTGCGGAATGTGAACTGGAGCAAGTGTATAACGGAAACAGTGGCGTCGTTCTACTCGGTGCCAGCACCAGACCACCAGCTGTGTTGCAACTCGTGGGAGGAGCAAAGTTGTCCGAGGGAGATTGGCGAAGTGCGCAGGATTGTCCATAGTGTAAGGTTAAACGTCCCTTCGGAAGAGGAGGGagatgaggaggaggatCAAGGTCATTCGCGGATGTTTGACTTTATTCTCGACAACATCCAAAATAAAACTACAGGCTGTATGCGAGCGAGTTGCGTACGTTATTGTTCGATAGCACATCGGCAGACCTGCCCAGAATGA